One window of the Thermus islandicus DSM 21543 genome contains the following:
- a CDS encoding ribonucleoside-diphosphate reductase subunit alpha, whose translation MTRGKRTYAPYYWANEPTRLYMSRGYLLPGVSVEERVKEIADRAEALTGIEGFSRKFQEYMARGYYSLATPIWANYGLKRGLPISCYGTYVEDDTASILRAVAEVGMMSKQGGGTSVYLGRLRPRGAPIRDNGESNGSFAFASLFDRVIEVFNQGSTRRGQCAAYLDVEHPDLEEWLSIQREHSPVQSLFWGVSLGNRWLEEMVAGDPEKRARWAQILKARAEVGIPYLFFRDHANEKAPEVFKTLGKTLWASNLCTEIMLPSSEEESFVCCLSSLNLLHYEEWKDTDAVETLVIFLDSVLDDFIEKAEGLPYMERAVRFARRYRAIGLGVLGWHSYLQSQRIPLESPEAFRRNAEIFKTLRERAEVASRWLRKRHPEDELAGVGELKERRNATLLAIAPTKSSAFILGQVSPSIEPYTSNYYLKDLQKAKVPFKNPFLAELLKEKGRDEERVWRSILEHNGSVQHLDFLSEEEKAVFKTFAEVSQMTLVNLAASRQKHIDQGQSLNLVVHPEAPPKDVNALVLHAWRSGLKALYYQFSQSMAQAYSRDLLLSCRACES comes from the coding sequence ATGACGAGGGGCAAGCGGACGTACGCGCCCTACTACTGGGCCAACGAGCCCACCCGCCTTTACATGAGCCGGGGGTACCTCCTCCCCGGGGTGAGCGTGGAAGAGAGGGTCAAGGAGATCGCCGACCGGGCGGAGGCCCTCACCGGGATCGAGGGCTTTTCCCGGAAGTTCCAGGAGTACATGGCCCGGGGGTACTACTCCCTCGCCACCCCCATCTGGGCGAACTACGGCCTCAAGCGGGGCCTTCCCATTTCCTGCTACGGCACCTACGTGGAGGACGACACCGCCTCCATCCTCCGGGCGGTAGCCGAGGTGGGGATGATGAGCAAGCAGGGGGGCGGCACCTCCGTCTACCTGGGTCGGCTCCGCCCCCGGGGCGCCCCCATCCGGGACAACGGGGAGAGCAACGGCTCCTTCGCCTTCGCCAGCCTCTTTGACCGGGTGATCGAGGTCTTCAACCAGGGCTCCACCCGCCGCGGCCAGTGCGCCGCCTACCTGGACGTGGAGCACCCGGACCTGGAGGAGTGGCTTTCCATCCAGCGGGAGCATTCCCCCGTGCAGTCCCTCTTCTGGGGGGTCTCGCTGGGGAACCGCTGGCTGGAGGAGATGGTGGCGGGCGACCCGGAGAAGCGGGCCCGTTGGGCCCAAATCCTCAAGGCCCGGGCCGAGGTGGGCATCCCCTACCTCTTCTTCCGGGACCACGCCAACGAGAAGGCCCCCGAGGTCTTCAAAACCCTGGGCAAGACCCTCTGGGCCAGCAACCTCTGCACGGAGATCATGCTCCCCTCCTCCGAGGAGGAGAGCTTCGTCTGCTGCCTCTCCTCCCTGAACCTCCTCCACTACGAGGAGTGGAAGGACACGGACGCGGTGGAGACCCTGGTGATCTTCCTGGACTCCGTTTTGGACGATTTCATTGAGAAAGCGGAGGGCCTACCCTACATGGAGCGGGCGGTCCGCTTCGCCCGGCGCTACCGGGCCATCGGCCTTGGGGTCCTGGGGTGGCACAGCTACCTCCAGTCCCAAAGGATCCCCCTGGAAAGCCCCGAGGCCTTCCGGAGAAACGCCGAGATCTTCAAGACCCTCCGGGAGCGGGCGGAGGTGGCCTCGAGGTGGCTGAGGAAGCGCCACCCCGAGGACGAGCTCGCCGGGGTTGGGGAGCTCAAGGAACGGCGCAACGCCACCCTCCTCGCCATAGCCCCCACCAAGTCCAGCGCCTTTATCCTGGGCCAGGTCTCGCCCTCCATCGAGCCCTACACCAGCAACTACTACCTGAAGGACCTGCAAAAGGCCAAGGTCCCCTTCAAGAACCCCTTTCTGGCGGAGCTCCTGAAGGAGAAGGGCCGGGACGAGGAAAGGGTGTGGCGGAGCATCTTGGAGCACAACGGCTCCGTGCAGCACCTGGACTTCCTCTCGGAGGAGGAGAAGGCGGTCTTCAAGACCTTCGCCGAGGTCTCCCAGATGACCCTCGTCAACCTCGCGGCCTCCCGGCAGAAGCACATCGACCAGGGCCAGTCCCTTAACCTGGTGGTCCACCCC
- a CDS encoding ribonucleotide-diphosphate reductase subunit beta, producing MPLTAPRVHYRPYEYPGLLRYRDAIRHSYWVHTEFSFQADLQDHALSEEKERHLVERALLAIAQVELAVKLFWARVYDHFPKPEIAEVGMTFAESEVRHANAYAHLLELLGLEGAFQRALEEATPLKERTQALEGVLRRSREAGLREYALALLLFSAFTEHVSLFSQFYVLMALNRRGNRYKGVSNAIEATSKEENVHGLFGAELLRLLKEEKPDLFGEAFQEEALRLAQGLFRAEEGLLDWLFARGEPALVGHGETLEFLKHRYNEVLALHGLPEAFPVDRVKLRDAEWFTLELLADKEVDFFNKRSVAYARRVQSFDPEELF from the coding sequence GTGCCCCTCACGGCGCCTAGGGTCCACTACCGCCCATACGAGTACCCGGGGCTTCTCCGCTACCGGGACGCCATCCGGCACAGCTACTGGGTGCACACGGAGTTCAGCTTTCAGGCCGACCTCCAGGACCACGCCCTCTCTGAGGAGAAGGAGCGGCACCTGGTGGAGCGGGCCCTCCTCGCCATCGCCCAGGTGGAGCTCGCCGTGAAGCTCTTCTGGGCCCGGGTCTACGACCACTTCCCCAAGCCCGAGATCGCCGAGGTGGGCATGACCTTCGCCGAGAGCGAGGTGCGCCATGCCAACGCCTACGCCCACCTCCTGGAGCTCCTGGGCCTCGAGGGCGCCTTCCAACGCGCCCTGGAGGAGGCTACCCCCCTGAAGGAGCGGACCCAGGCCCTGGAGGGGGTCCTCAGGCGGTCCAGGGAGGCGGGCCTCCGGGAGTACGCCCTGGCCCTCCTCCTCTTCTCCGCCTTCACCGAGCACGTCTCCCTCTTCTCCCAGTTCTACGTCCTCATGGCCTTGAACCGCCGGGGAAACCGCTACAAGGGGGTCTCCAACGCCATCGAGGCCACCAGCAAGGAGGAGAACGTCCACGGCCTTTTCGGGGCGGAGCTTCTGCGCCTCCTGAAGGAGGAGAAGCCCGACCTCTTCGGGGAAGCCTTCCAGGAGGAGGCCCTCCGCCTCGCCCAGGGGCTCTTCCGGGCCGAGGAGGGCCTCTTGGACTGGCTCTTCGCCAGGGGGGAGCCCGCCTTGGTGGGGCACGGGGAGACCCTGGAGTTTCTCAAGCACCGCTACAACGAGGTTCTCGCCCTCCACGGCCTCCCGGAGGCCTTCCCCGTGGACCGGGTAAAGCTTCGGGACGCAGAGTGGTTCACCCTCGAGCTCCTCGCCGACAAGGAGGTGGACTTCTTCAACAAGCGCAGCGTGGCCTACGCCCGCAGGGTGCAGAGTTTTGACCCGGAGGAACTCTTTTAG
- a CDS encoding acyl-CoA thioesterase, with translation MRETRMVYPVFPGETNHYGTLFGGTVLAWMDQAAFVAATRHARKKVVTVHADAVDFKRPVPLGAIVELVARLKEVGRTSMRVEVEMWVEPVKEGEEAYLAARGGFVLVALDERGRPSPVPPLEGGGARAPHGA, from the coding sequence ATGCGGGAAACGCGCATGGTCTACCCCGTCTTCCCCGGGGAGACCAACCACTACGGGACCCTTTTTGGCGGAACGGTTTTGGCCTGGATGGACCAGGCGGCCTTCGTGGCTGCCACCCGGCACGCCCGCAAGAAGGTGGTGACGGTGCACGCCGACGCCGTGGACTTCAAGCGGCCCGTGCCCCTGGGGGCCATCGTGGAGCTGGTGGCTCGGCTTAAGGAGGTGGGGCGCACCTCCATGCGGGTGGAGGTGGAGATGTGGGTGGAGCCGGTGAAGGAAGGCGAGGAGGCCTACCTGGCCGCCCGGGGCGGGTTCGTGCTGGTGGCCTTGGACGAGCGGGGGAGGCCGAGCCCCGTGCCGCCCCTGGAAGGGGGTGGAGCCCGTGCCCCTCACGGCGCCTAG